In Euphorbia lathyris chromosome 10, ddEupLath1.1, whole genome shotgun sequence, a single genomic region encodes these proteins:
- the LOC136209428 gene encoding replication factor C subunit 3-like, whose translation MAARQAIIQRSTSDPFLSSSSSSKTRILSSTRSTSTSSRSNKSVYWLQWSNVTKLGSLISLGRKSSDSGSRNSDLTEESLEAHNRRQEEIIFQSHRISVDDRNAKCSPYYKGLTDYSLIINRGKNQSAASPGHESHATATTSTSISSFVLVKMQEWSSCFSSSASSVMIKPYKDKENNVPAVSVDVTLQAPEIQTERKGPDKCVLSVINEEKPLRERVSASEFNLPLKETLVSKVFDGRRFRWGDKYRPKALKDFICNRSTAAKMQTLTMMKGVECHHFIFEGPAGVGKRTMIWAMLQEAYGPECLQTREESKAFNLKGESVGTIEVRIKVSSQHIEVNLSDLKGYEKHVIVELIKGTNHGKSLSKPDPCRAIILYNADKLSADAVLYIKWLLERYKGSSKFFFCCSDVSKLQPIKELCTFVQLFLPSKEEILEVLDFIAKQEGIEVPRKFAERIAEHSKNNFRQAIRALEASWERSYPFTEDEEILTGWEDDIANIAMDIIHEQSPKQLYIIRGKLQNLIEHDVSPDFIFNTLKEELKKHLDGMSKVLLENLYKDYHRKDGNMLEGENQLMFSNSRHDEAGKKLHEDPARKKFYQFMNIEEFIAKFMSFYKSHITS comes from the exons ATGGCTGCGAGGCAAGCAATAATCCAACGTTCAACTTCAGATCCTTTTctatcatcttcatcttcatcaaaaACACGAATACTATCTTCAACCCGATCGACGAGTACAAGTTCCCGATCGAACAAGTCTGTGTACTGGCTTCAATGGAGCAATGTGACCAAGCTTGGAAGTCTAATTAGCCTTGGAAGGAAGAGCAGTGATTCAGGTTCAAGAAATTCTGATTTAACTGAAGAAAGTCTTGAAGCTCATAACAGAAGACAAGAAGAGATTATCTTTCAATCTCATAGGATTAGTGTTGATGATAGGAATGCTAAATGTAGTCCTTATTATAAAGGACTTACTGATTATTCCCTTATTATCAACCGAGGGAAAAATCAATCTGCTGCTAGTCCTGGACATGAAAGTCATGCTACTGCTACTACTTCTACTTCTATTTCATCTTTTGTTCTTGTTAAGATGCAAGAATGGAGTTCTTGCTtctcttcttctgcttcttctgtaATGATCAAGCCCTATAAGGATAAGGAGAACAATGTTCCTGCTGTTTCTGTTGATGTAACTTTGCAGGCGCCGGAGATCCAGACCGAAAGGAAAGGTCCTGATAAGTGTGTTTTGTCTGTCATTAATGAGGAGAAGCCATTGAGGGAGAGAGTTTCGGCATCAGAATTCAATTTGCCATTGAAAGAGACACTGGTTAGCAAGGTGTTTGATGGACGGAGGTTTAGATGGGGAGACAAGTACAGGCCAAAAGCTTTGAAAGATTTTATCTGCAATCGCTCTACAGCTGCCAAGATGCAGACTCTG ACTATGATGAAGGGAGTAGAATGTCATCATTTCATATTTGAAGGACCTGCCGGTGTGGGAAAAAGAACTATGATTTGGGCTATGCTTCAAGAAGCTTATGGACCTGAGTGTTTGCAGACCAGGGAAGAGAGCAAGGCATTTAACTTGAAG GGGGAATCAGTTGGAACTATAGAAGTAAGAATAAAGGTATCATCCCAACATATAGAGGTCAATCTCTCTGATCTCAAAGGCTATGAGAAGCATGTCATTGTTGAACTTATTAAAGGAACTAATCATGGAAAATCACTTTCGAAACCCGATCCTTGTCGAG CAATCATTTTATATAATGCAGATAAGCTATCTGCAGATGCTGTACTCTATATAAAATGGCTTCTAGAAAGGTATAAAGGGTCTAGCAAGTTTTTCTTCTGCTGCTCTGATGTCTCCAAGCTTCAGCCCATTAAGGAACTCTGCACATTTGTTCAGCTTTTCCTGCCTTCAAAGGAAGAG ATCCTTGAAGTGTTAGATTTTATAGCTAAGCAAGAAGGCATAGAAGTTCCACGGAAATTTGCTGAGAGGATTGCTGAGCATTCAAAGAACAACTTCCGGCAAGCTATTCGGGCATTGGAGGCCTCCTGGGAGAGAAG TTACCCCTTCACAGAAGATGAAGAAATTCTGACAGGTTGGGAAGATGATATTGCTAATATTGCCATGGACATTATCCATGAGCAGAGTCCAAAACA GCTATATATTATTCGCGGGAAGCTTCAGAATCTAATAGAGCATGATGTATCACCTGATTTTATTTTCAAT ACCCTGAAAGAAGAGTTGAAAAAGCATTTGGATGGGATGAGCAAAGTATTACTTGAAAATCTATACAAGGATTACCAT AGGAAAGATGGGAATATGTTGGAAGGTGAGAATCAACTAATGTTTTCCAATAGTCGGCATGATGAAGCTGGTAAAAAGCTTCATGAAGATCCGGCCAGGAAGAAGTTTTATCAATTTATGAATATTGAAG